A section of the Entelurus aequoreus isolate RoL-2023_Sb linkage group LG21, RoL_Eaeq_v1.1, whole genome shotgun sequence genome encodes:
- the LOC133638854 gene encoding neutral ceramidase-like isoform X1 yields the protein MADRKCAFSSLEVMLMVLFVAMATVSVTLLTLMMTSDRKTGSDPTPTPSPETPRPPFLIGVGRADCTGPPADIPLMGYANPQQTAAGIHTRLFSRAFIVDDGQHRVVFVTVDVGMISQRLRLEVLKALQVQYGSQYRQDNVVLSGTHTHCAPAGYFQYTLFMLSSKGYIKSSIQPLVGAIVKSIALAHSSMRAGRVYRKRGGVSGSSVNRSPHSYHNNPLEERLRYDDNIDKQMVLLKFTDMDGHGMGMLSWFAVHAVSMKNSNRLLSSDNLGYAAYLMEQDNNPGALPGQGVFVAAFSSSNLGDVSPNTRGPHCINTASSCDYLNSSCPDGGTKMCQGFGPGEDMFDSTRIIGLNIYRKAKELYSSAGEEVTGEVRSAHQWVNMTHVSVPINDTHVVNTCKPALGHSFAAGTTDGGGDLNFTQGAVEGDPFWDGIRDTLLGPPSNQTQECHLPKPILFSTGEMNWPLPWHPEIVDVQIIIVGSVAIVAVPGEITTMAGRRLREVVKLELESGGAFRYPEVVIAGLSNVYTHYISTYEEYQVQRYEGASTIYGPHTLSAYLLKFGHLARVIAQDKVADLPPGPPPPFFQKNLFNLLPPAPADRKPNNSTFGQVLEQVLPVYRQGDVVSVTFVAGNPRHSGDVRDRSFVAVEMHDNTSDTWTLVHTDASWETRCVSLAQRFQPPEQRHGGVAHPGPRRHRPLQDQTLGLLQDHERTSARHRFLRGRVPRLPGCVLLLPPVTSAGFSPVLQVM from the exons ATGGCCGACAGGAAGTGTGCATTTTCCTCCTTGGAGGTGATGCTGATGGTGCTGTTCGTTGCCATGGCAACTGTCAGCGTGACACTGCTCACACTGATGATGACGAGTGACAGGAAGACGG GTTCTGACCCGACTCCGACCCCAAGTCCTGAAACGCCACGCCCACCTTTTCTGATCGGAGTGGGCCGTGCTGACTGCACTGGACCCCCCGCTGACATTCCTCTG atgggcTATGCTAACCCTCAGCAGACAGCTGCAGGAATTCACACTCGCTTGTTCAGTCGAGCCTTCATCGTTGATGACGGCCAGCACAGAGTGGTCTTCGTCACCGTGGACGTGGGAATGATCTCACAGAGGCTGCGACtggag GTCCTGAAGGCCCTGCAGGTGCAGTATGGATCGCAGTACCGTCAGGACAACGTAGTACTgagtggtacacacacacactgtgcacCTGCAGGATACTTCCAGTACACTCTCTTCATGCTCAGCAGCAAAGGTTACATCAAGTCCTCCATCCAACCTCTGGTGGGCGCCATTGTCAAG AGTATAGCCCTAGCCCATAGCAGCATGCGTGCAGGGCGGGTgtacaggaagagaggaggtgtGTCTGGCAGCAGCGTGAACAGAAGTCCTCACTCCTACCACAACAACCCCCTGGAGGAGCGACTCAG GTATGACGACAACATCGACAAGCAGATGGTGCTCCTGAAGTTCACCGACATGGACGGACACGGCATGGGTATGCTCAG CTGGTTTGCAGTGCACGCAGTCAGCATGAAGAACTCCAACCGCCTGCTGAGCAGTGACAACCTGGGCTATGCTGCATACCTCATGGAGCAGGACAACAACCCTGGGGCGCTACCTGGACAG ggagTGTTTGTAGCTGCCTTCTCCTCCAGTAACCTTGGTGACGTGAGTCCAAACACTCGAGGTCCTCACTGCATCAACACAGCATCTTCATGTGACTACCTCAACAGCTCCTGTCCTGATGGAggg actaAAATGTGTCAAGGATTTGGACCTGGTGAGGACATGTTTGATAGCACCAGAATCATTGGACTCAACATCTACAGGAAGGccaag gaaCTTTACAGCAGTGCAGGTGAggaggtgacaggtgaggtgcGCTCGGCTCATCAGTGGGTCAACATGACACATGTCAGTGTGCCCATCAATGACACACACGTg gtgaacacatgtaAACCTGCACTGGGTCACAGTTTTGCTGCAGGAACAACAGATGGAGGAGGAGATCTCAACTTTACACAAG gtGCTGTGGAGGGCGACCCATTTTGGGACGGGATCAGAGACACCCTTCTGGGACCACCGTCCAATCAGACACAGGAATGTCACCTGCCTAAACCAATCCTCTTCAGCACaggagag atgAACTGGCCGTTGCCATGGCACCCAGAGATTGTTGACGTTCAGATCATCATAGTTGGATCCGTTGCAATTGTTGCTGTTCCTGGAGAAATTAC cactATGGCAGGCAGGCGGTTAAGAGAAGTTGTCAAACTG gAGTTAGAGTCTGGTGGTGCATTCAGATACCCTGAGGTGGTGATTGCCGGCTTGAGCAACGTGTACACACACTACATCAGTACCTATGAGGAGTACCAG GTTCAGAGGTACGAGGGCGCCTCCACCATCTACGGGCCGCACACGCTCAGTGCCTACCTGCTGAAGTTTGGTCACCTGGCCCGGGTCATTGCGCAG GACAAAGTGGCAGATCTTCCGCCAGGTCCGCCTCCTCCGTTCTTCCAGAAGAATCTTTTCAACTTGTTGCCCCCGGCGCCGGCTGACAGGAAGCCAAACAACAGCACCTTTGGACAAGTCCTGGAACAAGTACTTCCGGTGTACAGACAG GGCGACGTGGTGTCCGTCACCTTCGTGGCAGGAAACCCCCGACACTCCGGAGACGTG AGGGATCGCAGCTTTGTCGCGGTGGAGATGCACGACAACACCAGTGACACCTGGACGCTGGTCCACACTGATGCATCATGGGAGACCAGGTGT GTTTCACTGGCTCAAAGGTTCCAACCGCCAGAGCAACGCCACGGTGGAGTGGCACATCCCGGCCCACGCCGCCACCGCCCGCTACAGGATCAAACACTCGGGCTGCTACAAGACCATGAAAGGACTTCAGCCCGTCATCGCTTCCTACGAGGGCGTGTCCCACGTCTTCCAGGTTGTGTCCTCCTTCTACCACCTGTGACCTCTGCTGGCTTTTCCCCAGTCCTACAGGTCATGTGA
- the LOC133638854 gene encoding neutral ceramidase-like isoform X2: MADRKCAFSSLEVMLMVLFVAMATVSVTLLTLMMTSDRKTGSDPTPTPSPETPRPPFLIGVGRADCTGPPADIPLMGYANPQQTAAGIHTRLFSRAFIVDDGQHRVVFVTVDVGMISQRLRLEVLKALQVQYGSQYRQDNVVLSGTHTHCAPAGYFQYTLFMLSSKGYIKSSIQPLVGAIVKSIALAHSSMRAGRVYRKRGGVSGSSVNRSPHSYHNNPLEERLRYDDNIDKQMVLLKFTDMDGHGMGMLSWFAVHAVSMKNSNRLLSSDNLGYAAYLMEQDNNPGALPGQGVFVAAFSSSNLGDVSPNTRGPHCINTASSCDYLNSSCPDGGTKMCQGFGPGEDMFDSTRIIGLNIYRKAKELYSSAGEEVTGEVRSAHQWVNMTHVSVPINDTHVVNTCKPALGHSFAAGTTDGGGDLNFTQGAVEGDPFWDGIRDTLLGPPSNQTQECHLPKPILFSTGEMNWPLPWHPEIVDVQIIIVGSVAIVAVPGEITTMAGRRLREVVKLELESGGAFRYPEVVIAGLSNVYTHYISTYEEYQVQRYEGASTIYGPHTLSAYLLKFGHLARVIAQDKVADLPPGPPPPFFQKNLFNLLPPAPADRKPNNSTFGQVLEQVLPVYRQGDVVSVTFVAGNPRHSGDVRDRSFVAVEMHDNTSDTWTLVHTDASWETRFHWLKGSNRQSNATVEWHIPAHAATARYRIKHSGCYKTMKGLQPVIASYEGVSHVFQVVSSFYHL; this comes from the exons ATGGCCGACAGGAAGTGTGCATTTTCCTCCTTGGAGGTGATGCTGATGGTGCTGTTCGTTGCCATGGCAACTGTCAGCGTGACACTGCTCACACTGATGATGACGAGTGACAGGAAGACGG GTTCTGACCCGACTCCGACCCCAAGTCCTGAAACGCCACGCCCACCTTTTCTGATCGGAGTGGGCCGTGCTGACTGCACTGGACCCCCCGCTGACATTCCTCTG atgggcTATGCTAACCCTCAGCAGACAGCTGCAGGAATTCACACTCGCTTGTTCAGTCGAGCCTTCATCGTTGATGACGGCCAGCACAGAGTGGTCTTCGTCACCGTGGACGTGGGAATGATCTCACAGAGGCTGCGACtggag GTCCTGAAGGCCCTGCAGGTGCAGTATGGATCGCAGTACCGTCAGGACAACGTAGTACTgagtggtacacacacacactgtgcacCTGCAGGATACTTCCAGTACACTCTCTTCATGCTCAGCAGCAAAGGTTACATCAAGTCCTCCATCCAACCTCTGGTGGGCGCCATTGTCAAG AGTATAGCCCTAGCCCATAGCAGCATGCGTGCAGGGCGGGTgtacaggaagagaggaggtgtGTCTGGCAGCAGCGTGAACAGAAGTCCTCACTCCTACCACAACAACCCCCTGGAGGAGCGACTCAG GTATGACGACAACATCGACAAGCAGATGGTGCTCCTGAAGTTCACCGACATGGACGGACACGGCATGGGTATGCTCAG CTGGTTTGCAGTGCACGCAGTCAGCATGAAGAACTCCAACCGCCTGCTGAGCAGTGACAACCTGGGCTATGCTGCATACCTCATGGAGCAGGACAACAACCCTGGGGCGCTACCTGGACAG ggagTGTTTGTAGCTGCCTTCTCCTCCAGTAACCTTGGTGACGTGAGTCCAAACACTCGAGGTCCTCACTGCATCAACACAGCATCTTCATGTGACTACCTCAACAGCTCCTGTCCTGATGGAggg actaAAATGTGTCAAGGATTTGGACCTGGTGAGGACATGTTTGATAGCACCAGAATCATTGGACTCAACATCTACAGGAAGGccaag gaaCTTTACAGCAGTGCAGGTGAggaggtgacaggtgaggtgcGCTCGGCTCATCAGTGGGTCAACATGACACATGTCAGTGTGCCCATCAATGACACACACGTg gtgaacacatgtaAACCTGCACTGGGTCACAGTTTTGCTGCAGGAACAACAGATGGAGGAGGAGATCTCAACTTTACACAAG gtGCTGTGGAGGGCGACCCATTTTGGGACGGGATCAGAGACACCCTTCTGGGACCACCGTCCAATCAGACACAGGAATGTCACCTGCCTAAACCAATCCTCTTCAGCACaggagag atgAACTGGCCGTTGCCATGGCACCCAGAGATTGTTGACGTTCAGATCATCATAGTTGGATCCGTTGCAATTGTTGCTGTTCCTGGAGAAATTAC cactATGGCAGGCAGGCGGTTAAGAGAAGTTGTCAAACTG gAGTTAGAGTCTGGTGGTGCATTCAGATACCCTGAGGTGGTGATTGCCGGCTTGAGCAACGTGTACACACACTACATCAGTACCTATGAGGAGTACCAG GTTCAGAGGTACGAGGGCGCCTCCACCATCTACGGGCCGCACACGCTCAGTGCCTACCTGCTGAAGTTTGGTCACCTGGCCCGGGTCATTGCGCAG GACAAAGTGGCAGATCTTCCGCCAGGTCCGCCTCCTCCGTTCTTCCAGAAGAATCTTTTCAACTTGTTGCCCCCGGCGCCGGCTGACAGGAAGCCAAACAACAGCACCTTTGGACAAGTCCTGGAACAAGTACTTCCGGTGTACAGACAG GGCGACGTGGTGTCCGTCACCTTCGTGGCAGGAAACCCCCGACACTCCGGAGACGTG AGGGATCGCAGCTTTGTCGCGGTGGAGATGCACGACAACACCAGTGACACCTGGACGCTGGTCCACACTGATGCATCATGGGAGACCAG GTTTCACTGGCTCAAAGGTTCCAACCGCCAGAGCAACGCCACGGTGGAGTGGCACATCCCGGCCCACGCCGCCACCGCCCGCTACAGGATCAAACACTCGGGCTGCTACAAGACCATGAAAGGACTTCAGCCCGTCATCGCTTCCTACGAGGGCGTGTCCCACGTCTTCCAGGTTGTGTCCTCCTTCTACCACCTGTGA
- the LOC133638855 gene encoding cGMP-dependent protein kinase 1-like isoform X2, translating to METMRELSHVSLQAPPSPHGPSFSVQTSRKFPFFSLVKRCRYEAEDGVSFSRLRLDDLDVVKTLGVGGFGRVDLLRSNKARTFAMKRVVVATQQQEHVRSEKVIMSQTTCRFMVRLYRTFKDSKYLYLLMEACLGGELWTLLRDRGSFDDLTSRFYVACVLQALSYLHARGIVYRDLKPENLLLDSAGYAKLADFGFAKKMGFSKKTWTFCGTPEYVAPEVLLNKGHGLSADYWSLGVLMFELLTGSPPFSGPDPMKIYSVILGGIGLVEFPETVTEDASNLIKKLIRDKPKERLGSQRHGVGDILRHKWFDGFDWPGLKKGTLTPPITPDVSSATDTRNFDTYPEDGEAAPPDDNSGWDKDF from the exons ATGGAGACCATGCGGGAGCTGTCCCATGTCAGCCTGCAGGCTCCTCCCTCCCCCCACGGTCCCTCCTTCTCAGTGCAGACTTCCAGGAAGTTCCCCTTCTTCTCCCTGGTCAAACGGTGCAG GTACGAGGCGGAGGACGGCGTCTCCTTTTCCCGCCTGCGGCTGGACGACTTGGACGTGGTCAAGACGCTGGGAGTGGGTGGCTTCGGACGCGTGGACCTG CTGAGGAGCAACAAGGCCAGGACCTTCGCCATGAAGCGTGTGGTGGTGGCCACGCAGCAGCAGGAGCACGTGCGTTCAGAGAAGGTCATCATGAGCCAGACCACCTGCCGCTTTATGGTTAG GTTGTACCGTACCTTTAAGGACAGCAAGTACCTGTACCTGCTGATGGAGGCGTGTCTTGGTGGCGAGCTGTGGACGCTCCTGAGGGACAG AGGTTCCTTTGATGACCTCACCAGCAGGTTCTACGTGGCTTGCGTCCTGCAGGCcttgtcctacctgcacgccaGAGGGATTGTGTACAGAGACCTCAAACCTGAGAACCTCCTTCTGGACAGCGCTGGATACGCCAAGCTG GCAGACTTTGGTTTCGCCAAGAAGATGGGCTTTTCTAAGAAGACGTGGACCTTCTGCGGAACTCCCGAGTACGTGGCCCCAGAGGTCCTCCTCAACAAGGGCCACGGCCTCTCAGCGGACTACTGGTCTCTGGGCGTCCTGATGTTTGAGCTGCTGACGGGCAG CCCGCCGTTCTCCGGTCCGGATCCGATGAAGATCTACAGCGTCATCCTGGGAGGCATAGGTTTGGTGGAGTTCCCTGAGACGGTCACAGAGGACGCCAGCAACCTCATCAAGAAGCTGATCAG AGACAAGCCCAAGGAGAGACTTGGAAGCCAGAGGCATGGAGTCGGAGACATCCTGAGACACAA GTGGTTTGACGGCTTTGACTGGCCAGGTCTGAAGAAAGGAACGCTGACTCCGCCCATCACACCTGAC GTTTCCTCAGCGACTGACACCAGAAACTTTGACACGTACCCCGAAGACGGTGAGGCGGCGCCCCCAGACGACAACTCAGGATGGGACAAAGACTTCTAG
- the LOC133638855 gene encoding cGMP-dependent protein kinase 1-like isoform X1 — protein METMRELSHVSLQAPPSPHGPSFSVQTSRKFPFFSLVKRCRYEAEDGVSFSRLRLDDLDVVKTLGVGGFGRVDLVQLRSNKARTFAMKRVVVATQQQEHVRSEKVIMSQTTCRFMVRLYRTFKDSKYLYLLMEACLGGELWTLLRDRGSFDDLTSRFYVACVLQALSYLHARGIVYRDLKPENLLLDSAGYAKLADFGFAKKMGFSKKTWTFCGTPEYVAPEVLLNKGHGLSADYWSLGVLMFELLTGSPPFSGPDPMKIYSVILGGIGLVEFPETVTEDASNLIKKLIRDKPKERLGSQRHGVGDILRHKWFDGFDWPGLKKGTLTPPITPDVSSATDTRNFDTYPEDGEAAPPDDNSGWDKDF, from the exons ATGGAGACCATGCGGGAGCTGTCCCATGTCAGCCTGCAGGCTCCTCCCTCCCCCCACGGTCCCTCCTTCTCAGTGCAGACTTCCAGGAAGTTCCCCTTCTTCTCCCTGGTCAAACGGTGCAG GTACGAGGCGGAGGACGGCGTCTCCTTTTCCCGCCTGCGGCTGGACGACTTGGACGTGGTCAAGACGCTGGGAGTGGGTGGCTTCGGACGCGTGGACCTG GTGCAGCTGAGGAGCAACAAGGCCAGGACCTTCGCCATGAAGCGTGTGGTGGTGGCCACGCAGCAGCAGGAGCACGTGCGTTCAGAGAAGGTCATCATGAGCCAGACCACCTGCCGCTTTATGGTTAG GTTGTACCGTACCTTTAAGGACAGCAAGTACCTGTACCTGCTGATGGAGGCGTGTCTTGGTGGCGAGCTGTGGACGCTCCTGAGGGACAG AGGTTCCTTTGATGACCTCACCAGCAGGTTCTACGTGGCTTGCGTCCTGCAGGCcttgtcctacctgcacgccaGAGGGATTGTGTACAGAGACCTCAAACCTGAGAACCTCCTTCTGGACAGCGCTGGATACGCCAAGCTG GCAGACTTTGGTTTCGCCAAGAAGATGGGCTTTTCTAAGAAGACGTGGACCTTCTGCGGAACTCCCGAGTACGTGGCCCCAGAGGTCCTCCTCAACAAGGGCCACGGCCTCTCAGCGGACTACTGGTCTCTGGGCGTCCTGATGTTTGAGCTGCTGACGGGCAG CCCGCCGTTCTCCGGTCCGGATCCGATGAAGATCTACAGCGTCATCCTGGGAGGCATAGGTTTGGTGGAGTTCCCTGAGACGGTCACAGAGGACGCCAGCAACCTCATCAAGAAGCTGATCAG AGACAAGCCCAAGGAGAGACTTGGAAGCCAGAGGCATGGAGTCGGAGACATCCTGAGACACAA GTGGTTTGACGGCTTTGACTGGCCAGGTCTGAAGAAAGGAACGCTGACTCCGCCCATCACACCTGAC GTTTCCTCAGCGACTGACACCAGAAACTTTGACACGTACCCCGAAGACGGTGAGGCGGCGCCCCCAGACGACAACTCAGGATGGGACAAAGACTTCTAG